A single genomic interval of Halobacillus halophilus DSM 2266 harbors:
- a CDS encoding aldo/keto reductase gives MSLTETVTLNNGVPMPKLGLGVYKMEEEQEVVRAVQSALDLGYRHLDTASFYGNESGLGRGIRESGVPREELFITTKVWNDEQGYEETLNAFERSLERLGLEYLDLYLIHWPVPGKFTETWKAMEKLYREGRVKAIGVCNFMEHHLEELMDEAQVKPVVDQVEFHPRLYQENLLRYCQDRDIHVEAWSPLARGNYFDEPVLQELAARYDKTAAQIILRWHWQLGIIIIPKSSNKDRQEQNADLFDFSLTNEDMEKVSALHTGERIGKHPDEFDYFG, from the coding sequence GTGAGTTTAACGGAAACGGTAACATTGAACAATGGGGTGCCCATGCCAAAGCTTGGCCTGGGCGTATATAAAATGGAGGAAGAGCAGGAAGTGGTACGGGCAGTTCAATCAGCCCTGGATTTAGGGTACAGACATCTGGATACCGCTTCTTTTTATGGGAATGAATCCGGCCTGGGTAGAGGAATCCGTGAGAGCGGTGTACCAAGAGAAGAATTATTCATCACCACAAAAGTGTGGAATGATGAACAAGGCTATGAGGAGACGCTGAATGCTTTTGAACGCAGTTTAGAACGTCTTGGCCTGGAGTACTTAGATCTCTACTTAATTCATTGGCCGGTTCCAGGGAAATTTACAGAGACATGGAAAGCAATGGAGAAACTGTATCGTGAAGGACGCGTGAAGGCGATCGGTGTTTGTAACTTTATGGAGCATCACTTAGAGGAACTTATGGACGAAGCTCAAGTGAAGCCTGTAGTGGACCAAGTCGAGTTCCACCCTCGTCTCTATCAGGAAAATCTGCTGAGATACTGTCAGGACCGTGACATCCATGTGGAAGCATGGTCTCCGCTGGCACGTGGAAATTATTTTGATGAACCCGTGCTTCAGGAGCTTGCTGCACGTTACGATAAAACGGCAGCTCAGATCATTCTTCGCTGGCACTGGCAGCTTGGAATCATTATTATCCCTAAGTCTTCCAACAAGGATCGTCAAGAACAAAATGCTGACTTGTTTGACTTTTCTTTAACGAATGAGGATATGGAAAAGGTTAGTGCTCTTCACACGGGCGAACGAATTGGAAAACATCCGGATGAATTTGATTATTTCGGTTAA
- a CDS encoding undecaprenyldiphospho-muramoylpentapeptide beta-N-acetylglucosaminyltransferase, producing MSEKRILFTGGGTAGHVIVNLALIPEFQKRGYTVDYIGSYEGIERQLIESIDGVTYHGISTGKLRRYVSKENIKDPFKVMKGLLQAFSIIGKRKPGVIFSKGGFVSVPVVAAAKLKRVPTIIHESDYTPGLANKLSFPFAKKVLATFPETMNYLPKEKAEFIGAVVREELFQGKRSKGLSYCNFHKQKPVMMVMGGSTGSKRLNDAIRNNLDALLKNVQIIHICGKDHKDASINRAGYAQFEYVNEELKDLFAASDYIVSRAGSNAIFEFLALHKPMLLIPLSKKVSRGDQILNADSFVKQGFAHKLEEEELTDDRFLEEIHRLMENKQALIDKMEHYQSGQTKEKVIEIIQNFEKS from the coding sequence ATGAGTGAAAAACGAATTTTATTTACAGGTGGAGGCACCGCTGGGCACGTAATCGTAAACCTGGCATTGATTCCTGAGTTTCAGAAGCGAGGATATACAGTCGATTATATTGGTTCTTATGAAGGAATTGAACGACAGTTGATCGAATCAATTGATGGAGTCACGTATCACGGCATCTCCACTGGGAAACTTAGACGTTATGTATCTAAAGAAAATATTAAAGATCCGTTTAAGGTAATGAAAGGGCTGCTCCAGGCTTTCTCAATTATCGGCAAGCGGAAGCCTGGAGTGATCTTTTCTAAAGGTGGTTTTGTTTCCGTACCCGTCGTTGCTGCTGCAAAACTGAAGAGGGTTCCTACCATTATTCATGAATCAGATTATACACCGGGACTTGCGAATAAATTGTCTTTTCCTTTTGCTAAAAAAGTGCTCGCCACTTTTCCGGAAACGATGAACTATCTTCCGAAAGAAAAAGCAGAATTTATTGGTGCAGTCGTAAGGGAAGAATTGTTTCAAGGCAAGCGCTCAAAAGGGTTGTCTTACTGTAATTTCCATAAACAGAAACCAGTGATGATGGTTATGGGGGGAAGTACCGGCTCGAAACGGCTCAATGATGCGATTCGTAATAATTTAGATGCTTTATTAAAAAATGTGCAGATCATTCATATTTGTGGAAAAGATCATAAGGATGCTTCGATTAACCGGGCTGGTTATGCTCAGTTTGAGTATGTAAATGAAGAACTGAAGGACCTGTTTGCGGCTTCTGATTACATCGTCTCTCGAGCGGGATCGAATGCCATATTCGAATTCTTGGCACTTCATAAACCGATGCTTCTAATTCCTTTATCGAAAAAAGTGAGCCGCGGCGATCAAATTTTAAATGCTGACTCATTTGTGAAACAAGGTTTTGCCCACAAACTTGAAGAAGAAGAACTGACAGATGATCGTTTCTTAGAGGAAATCCACCGTTTAATGGAAAACAAACAGGCTTTAATCGATAAAATGGAGCATTATCAAAGCGGCCAGACTAAAGAAAAAGTTATTGAAATCATCCAAAATTTTGAAAAAAGTTAG
- a CDS encoding GerAB/ArcD/ProY family transporter, whose amino-acid sequence MNTNLIIKPDKAVEAFYLFFIVHTLQIGAGLMGVPRVIFTESGADSWIAILLAGIYLHFVAWIMILILRKYDNADIIGIQCDVFGRWLGRTLGIVYVIYLFFILLTVIKNYIEVVQVFIFPEIPLWLMSGFLLSLMIYAVIGGFRVVVGTSFIFFLLTIWMVLTLAQPISYMDWDHFTPILHTGAYDLLKGAYKTAYSVLGLEILFFVYPYIKNKQNIALPVHAGLALTTFLILLVTVVSIGYFSPEQLKETVWATLSLFKIISYPIVERFDFIAIALWMMVIIPNIVLFCWALIQSLKRLFQLPEKPSLYGVALLLFGASILVEYRVHIDQLTDWTSTLGFWLVFVYPVILYPLVLIRKRFRKENSI is encoded by the coding sequence ATGAATACCAATTTAATTATTAAGCCAGATAAAGCCGTAGAAGCCTTTTATCTTTTTTTCATCGTGCATACGCTACAAATTGGCGCAGGGCTTATGGGAGTCCCTCGTGTAATTTTTACAGAATCGGGAGCTGATTCATGGATTGCTATTTTATTAGCTGGTATTTACCTCCATTTTGTAGCCTGGATTATGATCTTAATTTTAAGAAAGTATGACAATGCGGACATTATTGGGATTCAGTGCGATGTATTTGGCAGATGGCTGGGGAGAACATTAGGAATCGTGTACGTTATCTATCTTTTTTTTATCCTTTTAACCGTCATTAAGAATTATATAGAGGTCGTTCAAGTGTTTATTTTTCCGGAGATTCCTTTATGGCTTATGAGCGGATTCTTACTTTCTCTTATGATTTATGCCGTTATTGGCGGATTCCGAGTAGTCGTGGGGACGAGCTTTATCTTTTTCCTGTTAACTATATGGATGGTGCTTACTCTCGCACAACCCATTAGTTATATGGATTGGGACCATTTTACGCCGATTCTTCACACGGGTGCATATGACCTTTTGAAAGGGGCTTATAAAACGGCCTATTCTGTACTGGGACTGGAGATTTTATTTTTCGTTTATCCTTATATTAAAAATAAACAGAACATTGCGCTGCCGGTTCATGCCGGTTTAGCGTTAACCACCTTTTTAATATTGCTGGTAACCGTTGTGTCCATCGGTTACTTCAGCCCTGAACAGCTTAAAGAAACCGTCTGGGCCACCCTTTCCTTATTTAAGATTATCAGCTACCCGATCGTAGAGCGGTTCGATTTTATCGCCATTGCTTTATGGATGATGGTGATTATCCCTAATATAGTATTGTTCTGCTGGGCTTTGATCCAATCGTTAAAACGTCTGTTTCAATTGCCCGAGAAACCAAGTTTATATGGCGTTGCTCTTTTATTGTTTGGGGCTTCCATTCTGGTTGAATACCGCGTACACATTGATCAGTTAACCGACTGGACCTCCACCCTGGGGTTCTGGCTGGTATTTGTTTATCCGGTGATTCTCTATCCACTCGTGCTCATTAGAAAAAGATTCAGGAAGGAAAATTCAATATGA
- a CDS encoding ATP-binding protein encodes MKTSYEVNINHPKDLCEIRKEVYPHLTSVFGKDQLLVDASISEAVTNAWKHGHEESSEKPIKLKILFLNRTMLVRVQDLGDGFDWRPYQVSSDVKHWFPEVEDLDENGRGITLMLRVMDKLRYNEKGNECVLMKKYLFQE; translated from the coding sequence ATGAAAACATCTTATGAAGTCAACATCAACCACCCCAAAGATTTGTGTGAAATAAGAAAAGAAGTTTATCCACACTTAACGTCTGTCTTTGGCAAGGATCAACTATTAGTGGATGCTTCGATTTCAGAAGCTGTCACCAATGCCTGGAAGCATGGGCATGAGGAGAGTAGTGAAAAACCTATCAAACTTAAGATATTATTTTTGAATAGGACGATGCTTGTCAGAGTCCAGGATCTCGGGGATGGTTTTGATTGGAGACCTTACCAGGTTTCGAGCGATGTTAAGCACTGGTTTCCGGAAGTGGAAGATTTGGATGAAAATGGGCGTGGGATTACATTAATGCTTAGAGTTATGGATAAATTACGTTATAATGAAAAGGGAAATGAATGTGTGTTAATGAAAAAATACCTTTTTCAGGAGTAG
- a CDS encoding spore germination protein, translating to MEHSTLPLQLDNYLETLKQRFNESPDLVQKVFHIKGQEVVIHFISYQIKKDRLERELLDSLTKSEKPWSVHDLQNNIPLASSQTISSIEKIAEHIIHGNVVVYLPGDKQAVAFLLPQQQTRALDRAENESLVFGPQLAFTESLVTNLNVIRWRLDTDDLVVEKLIVGDRIKSEVRVVYLKSLANEENVDTMRQRITDLKVAEVEDTSVLGQLIEDSSSSIFPQLINTELPDRFCNSISKGRVGVLVDKSPTALIGPMTLFSFFESTEDLYMRWNMGTFIRLLRFIAMALSIILTPMYVAALTYHYEIIPASLLVSLGQSRAMVPFPPVLEALLLEMLIELLREAGARLPTKVGQTMGIVGGIVLGQAAVKAGFTSNILIIIIALSALASFTAPSYLMGTAIRIIRFPMIILAGAWGLIGITFALSFILIHLLKQKSLGRPYLAPIYPFQWKDINDSLIRLPFQKNNARPLNVMPKDMERFDHHRAAEKKDVDPS from the coding sequence ATGGAGCATTCGACACTTCCGTTACAGTTGGATAACTACCTGGAGACTTTAAAACAGCGATTTAATGAGAGCCCTGACCTTGTTCAAAAAGTTTTCCATATAAAAGGGCAGGAAGTCGTGATTCATTTTATTTCCTATCAAATTAAGAAAGACCGCCTGGAAAGAGAACTGCTCGATTCCCTGACGAAGTCTGAAAAGCCTTGGTCGGTTCATGATCTTCAAAATAACATTCCTCTTGCTTCTTCCCAGACCATTTCCTCAATCGAAAAGATTGCGGAGCATATTATTCACGGAAATGTTGTCGTCTATCTTCCAGGCGATAAACAAGCCGTAGCTTTTCTGCTTCCTCAGCAGCAAACGCGCGCGCTTGATCGTGCGGAAAATGAATCTCTGGTGTTCGGCCCGCAACTCGCGTTTACAGAGTCTCTTGTTACCAACTTAAATGTCATTCGCTGGCGTCTGGACACGGATGATTTAGTTGTTGAAAAACTTATTGTGGGGGATCGGATTAAAAGTGAAGTAAGAGTTGTTTATCTTAAATCACTCGCCAATGAAGAAAACGTGGATACCATGCGTCAAAGAATTACAGACTTAAAGGTAGCAGAAGTAGAAGATACTAGTGTACTAGGGCAATTAATTGAAGATTCCTCAAGCTCTATCTTTCCACAGCTTATTAATACCGAGCTTCCCGATCGCTTCTGCAACTCAATCTCCAAGGGCCGCGTGGGTGTGCTTGTGGATAAAAGTCCAACTGCTCTTATTGGTCCAATGACGCTGTTTAGTTTTTTTGAATCTACCGAAGATTTATATATGCGCTGGAATATGGGCACCTTCATAAGGCTCTTACGATTTATCGCTATGGCTCTTTCCATCATTCTTACACCTATGTATGTAGCTGCCCTCACCTACCATTATGAAATCATTCCCGCTTCTCTGCTTGTGTCACTCGGGCAGTCGCGCGCCATGGTACCGTTTCCACCTGTTCTCGAGGCTCTTCTGCTGGAAATGCTGATTGAGCTGTTACGCGAAGCCGGAGCCCGTCTCCCGACAAAAGTCGGTCAGACCATGGGTATTGTGGGGGGGATTGTTTTAGGGCAGGCGGCAGTTAAAGCCGGATTTACCAGTAACATTCTGATCATTATCATTGCGCTCAGCGCACTTGCTTCTTTTACAGCTCCAAGTTATTTAATGGGAACAGCGATACGGATCATTCGTTTTCCCATGATTATTCTTGCTGGTGCCTGGGGATTGATAGGTATCACGTTTGCTCTAAGCTTTATCCTCATCCACTTATTAAAACAAAAGTCGCTTGGGAGACCTTATCTTGCTCCTATATATCCGTTCCAATGGAAGGACATTAATGATTCTCTTATAAGGCTTCCTTTTCAAAAAAATAATGCCCGCCCCCTGAATGTCATGCCTAAAGATATGGAACGCTTTGACCACCACAGGGCAGCTGAGAAAAAAGATGTGGATCCTTCATGA
- the helD gene encoding RNA polymerase recycling motor HelD, with amino-acid sequence MAAQHPDYPQELERLSFTKAYMDQLIAAQETDQEALKRRQEDTLARLDFKDSSLRYQEMLSHANFMKMSADQLESLHRLRKKPYFARIDFHRKEKPEREVFYIGKMSLFDRETQLPIILDWRSPLANVYYEGRIGEVSYEAEGERYEGRVSLKRQYQIEEGELENFRDIDITTKDDLLQDSLSQNAENRLTEIVATIQEEQNEVIRADLRKPIIVQGAAGSGKTTIALHRISYFLYSMRDIFKPEEMLILAPNQLFIQYISEVLPELGVHKARQTTFIDFVRAVTDISWPVTTQHTNLMNTVEAGNAGHSTELWSAGYKGSDSFKEVMEQYSKYIESSYAVREDFRLAGFKLKSAKAINQLFYKHYHYFPYEVRVQKIKAVLRSELNRKKKQILSTLAKKYDDQLDRALFGMKDPEKRKKRVSFLITRKEEALDEIKKEAKTVLQTFMKNYPKWKLLDVYIHLYEERIFRSFIDQDTEELKQMRAWTRNYLRKQKLQSEDLAALLYLKSWITGIAKEDQVKKVVIDEAQDYSFFELYSLRHAFQTDLFTIVGDLAQGIYRYRGLKEWESLIGSVFQNVNYLKLQKTYRTTIEIMNLANELLELMPENLPKAEPVVRHGEKPQFINRNQGWLEIFKEKLSDLKASGMKSFAVVTKTQKEAALAAEQLDDIGAEFTMFDETQSQMTDRMVLPVYLAKGLEFDVVFLYSEGHSYQETTLDVKLLYVAMTRPLHRLFLIGENPEDFLLNHAHPSSFGYV; translated from the coding sequence ATGGCCGCTCAACACCCCGATTATCCTCAGGAATTAGAACGTTTATCTTTTACAAAAGCATATATGGATCAACTGATCGCCGCTCAGGAAACGGACCAGGAGGCGTTAAAAAGACGTCAGGAGGATACGTTAGCTAGGCTGGACTTTAAGGACAGCAGTCTGCGCTATCAGGAGATGCTGTCTCACGCAAATTTTATGAAAATGTCTGCCGATCAGTTGGAAAGTCTTCATCGCCTGCGTAAGAAACCTTACTTTGCCCGCATTGATTTTCACCGTAAAGAAAAACCCGAGAGAGAAGTGTTTTATATCGGGAAGATGTCCTTGTTTGATCGTGAAACACAGCTTCCGATTATTCTGGACTGGCGGTCTCCTCTTGCGAATGTTTACTATGAAGGACGGATTGGGGAAGTCAGTTATGAAGCCGAGGGAGAACGCTACGAAGGTCGTGTTTCCCTCAAGCGGCAGTACCAGATCGAGGAAGGAGAACTGGAGAATTTCCGCGATATTGACATCACGACGAAAGATGACCTTCTCCAGGATTCTCTTTCTCAAAATGCAGAAAACCGGCTGACTGAAATCGTAGCAACGATTCAGGAAGAGCAAAATGAGGTCATTCGGGCGGACTTGCGTAAGCCGATTATTGTCCAGGGGGCAGCAGGAAGCGGTAAGACGACGATTGCCCTGCACCGGATTTCATACTTTCTCTACTCGATGAGAGATATCTTCAAACCGGAAGAAATGCTGATTTTAGCACCTAACCAGCTTTTTATTCAGTACATATCGGAAGTACTGCCCGAGCTTGGGGTTCACAAAGCCCGACAAACCACCTTTATTGACTTTGTTCGAGCGGTGACGGACATAAGTTGGCCGGTCACCACTCAGCATACGAACTTAATGAATACGGTGGAAGCCGGAAATGCCGGACATTCGACCGAGCTTTGGTCAGCGGGCTATAAAGGTTCCGATTCTTTTAAGGAAGTAATGGAACAGTATAGTAAGTACATTGAATCAAGTTATGCAGTCCGTGAAGACTTCCGGTTGGCCGGGTTCAAATTAAAGAGTGCGAAAGCCATTAATCAATTATTTTATAAACACTATCATTATTTTCCTTATGAAGTAAGAGTCCAAAAGATTAAAGCCGTTCTTCGCAGTGAATTGAACAGGAAAAAGAAGCAGATTCTCTCCACTCTGGCCAAGAAATATGATGATCAATTGGACAGGGCGCTTTTTGGAATGAAAGATCCTGAAAAAAGGAAAAAGCGCGTTAGTTTCTTAATCACAAGGAAAGAAGAGGCGCTGGACGAAATTAAAAAGGAAGCTAAAACGGTTCTTCAGACCTTTATGAAAAACTATCCTAAATGGAAGCTGCTCGATGTCTATATTCATTTATATGAGGAACGGATTTTTCGTTCGTTCATTGACCAGGATACAGAAGAGCTGAAACAAATGAGGGCGTGGACACGGAACTATTTGCGTAAACAGAAGCTTCAGTCGGAAGATTTAGCGGCCCTCCTTTATCTGAAATCTTGGATTACCGGTATAGCAAAAGAGGATCAAGTGAAGAAGGTAGTCATTGATGAAGCGCAGGATTATAGTTTTTTTGAATTGTACAGTTTGAGGCACGCGTTTCAAACAGACTTGTTTACCATCGTAGGCGATTTGGCTCAAGGCATTTACCGCTACAGAGGTTTAAAAGAGTGGGAAAGCTTGATAGGCAGTGTGTTTCAAAACGTTAATTATCTTAAATTGCAGAAAACGTATCGGACCACGATTGAGATTATGAATCTGGCTAACGAATTACTGGAGCTGATGCCTGAAAACCTTCCAAAAGCAGAACCCGTGGTCCGGCATGGAGAAAAACCACAGTTTATCAATCGCAATCAAGGGTGGCTGGAGATTTTTAAAGAAAAGTTGAGTGATCTTAAAGCGAGTGGGATGAAGAGTTTTGCCGTAGTGACGAAAACGCAAAAAGAAGCCGCACTCGCCGCTGAGCAGTTGGATGATATTGGCGCGGAATTTACGATGTTTGACGAGACACAGAGTCAAATGACTGATCGAATGGTATTACCGGTTTATTTAGCGAAAGGATTAGAGTTTGATGTCGTCTTTCTTTATAGTGAAGGTCATTCTTATCAAGAAACAACGCTCGATGTGAAGCTTCTATATGTTGCCATGACCAGACCTCTGCACCGTTTATTTTTAATAGGAGAAAATCCGGAAGACTTTTTACTGAATCACGCTCATCCTTCGTCTTTTGGTTATGTTTGA
- a CDS encoding Ger(x)C family spore germination protein, with product MMIGKRITLIVFLAFICSGCIPKSYIEQLGIITAVGYDLAGEDSLRGTMVMYQFDPSTTSASQVVTSEATTSKGLRFEANRMTSHRLVSGQVRLELFQDQLAARGMTRYMDTLERDAKVSDMGLLGVSEVPTADLLKLNDSKESSNSGEYIKKMIEKSVDNDVLPDATIRTFMHDYRDTGIDPTLPMLSIKEEKSIISGLALFQDDRYTAKLSPQETFYLLLLKDEYKDGQFQLQLPDEALKEFHKDTPGPSEEGPLHVSLHEIDSGLNIQPKQGNPTEQNVKVTMEARLLEITKDVDLKNEKAINKLEKEIEKKVKSDLEQFMNILKENQVDPVGFGKVYNSKNRENRVTNENWRQQIPNLNVSFNVKMKLLRHGTVE from the coding sequence ATGATGATTGGGAAGAGAATAACGCTGATCGTCTTTCTCGCTTTTATATGCAGCGGCTGTATCCCAAAAAGTTATATTGAGCAGTTAGGTATTATTACCGCTGTAGGATATGACTTGGCTGGAGAGGACTCTTTAAGAGGGACGATGGTTATGTATCAATTCGATCCATCTACTACGAGTGCTTCACAGGTCGTAACCAGTGAAGCAACTACCTCGAAAGGACTCCGGTTTGAAGCGAACAGAATGACAAGCCATCGATTAGTATCTGGTCAAGTCAGGCTGGAACTTTTTCAGGATCAGTTGGCAGCCAGGGGAATGACTAGATATATGGATACATTGGAAAGAGATGCTAAAGTATCCGATATGGGTCTGTTAGGGGTGAGCGAGGTACCAACGGCTGATTTGTTGAAGCTGAATGACTCCAAAGAAAGTTCAAATTCAGGAGAATATATTAAGAAAATGATTGAAAAAAGCGTAGATAATGATGTACTGCCGGATGCAACGATCCGAACCTTCATGCATGATTATCGCGATACGGGGATCGATCCCACACTCCCGATGCTGTCTATTAAAGAAGAAAAATCAATCATCAGCGGCCTGGCTCTCTTCCAGGACGACCGTTACACAGCCAAACTTTCACCACAGGAAACTTTCTATTTGCTGCTATTAAAAGACGAATATAAAGACGGACAATTTCAATTGCAGCTTCCTGACGAAGCATTAAAAGAGTTCCATAAAGATACGCCCGGCCCCTCTGAGGAAGGTCCGCTTCACGTTTCTCTCCATGAGATTGACAGTGGATTGAACATTCAGCCTAAACAAGGAAACCCAACTGAGCAGAATGTAAAAGTTACTATGGAAGCACGGTTATTGGAAATTACAAAAGATGTGGATTTAAAGAATGAAAAGGCGATTAATAAACTGGAAAAAGAAATAGAGAAAAAAGTAAAATCAGATCTTGAACAATTCATGAATATATTAAAAGAAAATCAAGTTGATCCTGTTGGTTTTGGAAAGGTCTACAATTCCAAAAATCGTGAAAACCGCGTAACGAATGAAAACTGGCGACAGCAAATCCCCAATCTTAATGTATCATTTAATGTAAAAATGAAGCTTCTCCGCCACGGTACAGTTGAATAA
- a CDS encoding TIGR00341 family protein: MNLQLIEVYIPDHHFDSIHDKLKEYDHQSFWVSSESEERTLVRILVKTSGVEEILDYLEEVSNVVEGFETMLIPVQTYLSKDTLHKESKEAKEDEESEKEQALLLRASRHELLNYVEKNSQINMNYSLMIILSAIVATVGFLKDSEAVVIGAMVIAPMIGPVIAIAFSSILGDYKLLWKSVVTSIYGVAIVLIVSVLFGYFTDMGMGTDQYLDRTKVTIVDIFLGVASGAAGALAFLNRLSGNLVGVMVAVALLPPSVALGMSFGNGSYMNAYGAFLLVVVNIMSILLAAVTIFSISGIRPVRWEAVKRANVSRPLSIVFVFVIVAALALVLLLGKDINLR, from the coding sequence ATGAATCTCCAATTAATAGAAGTTTATATACCGGACCATCATTTTGATTCTATACACGATAAGCTTAAGGAATACGACCATCAATCGTTTTGGGTTTCCAGTGAGTCCGAGGAGCGGACTCTTGTCCGGATTCTCGTTAAAACGAGCGGAGTAGAAGAAATTCTTGATTATTTGGAAGAGGTATCGAACGTAGTAGAAGGTTTTGAGACCATGCTTATCCCGGTTCAAACATATTTATCGAAAGACACCCTCCATAAAGAATCGAAAGAAGCAAAGGAAGATGAGGAGTCTGAGAAAGAACAGGCACTTCTATTAAGAGCCAGTCGTCATGAACTGTTGAATTATGTTGAAAAAAACAGTCAGATTAATATGAATTACTCCCTTATGATCATCCTGTCCGCTATTGTAGCGACGGTTGGATTTCTGAAGGACAGCGAGGCAGTCGTTATTGGGGCGATGGTGATCGCTCCTATGATCGGTCCCGTCATCGCTATTGCGTTTTCATCTATATTGGGAGATTATAAGCTGCTTTGGAAATCCGTGGTGACCTCTATCTATGGGGTAGCGATTGTGTTGATCGTCTCGGTGCTTTTTGGGTATTTCACGGATATGGGCATGGGCACGGATCAGTACTTGGATCGGACTAAAGTTACAATCGTGGATATTTTTCTCGGGGTGGCATCCGGAGCTGCAGGAGCGCTTGCCTTCCTGAACCGCCTCTCAGGGAATCTTGTCGGGGTGATGGTAGCTGTTGCTTTGCTGCCGCCCAGTGTTGCTCTTGGTATGTCTTTCGGAAATGGATCTTATATGAATGCGTATGGAGCTTTTTTGCTTGTTGTGGTCAATATAATGTCGATTTTACTTGCGGCAGTTACCATTTTTTCGATCAGCGGCATACGACCTGTCCGCTGGGAAGCCGTAAAAAGGGCAAACGTATCACGCCCTTTGTCTATTGTGTTTGTCTTTGTCATTGTGGCAGCTCTTGCGCTGGTTCTGCTTTTAGGAAAGGATATTAATCTCCGATGA